From a single Ischnura elegans chromosome 7, ioIscEleg1.1, whole genome shotgun sequence genomic region:
- the LOC124162602 gene encoding uncharacterized protein LOC124162602 — protein MDNASYHSVVVDKVPTTSSKKIDILGWLEARGIPHNPRQTRAELLCLVNAIKPRTKTFELDSIAQGRGHAVVRLPPYHCHYNPKLIWSQVKGAVAKRNTTFKMADIEVLMNEELDRVTAMEWEKCVQHAEKIQEDDYRRDTAIDSVMESIVINLQDDSSDSLSDESDEDDIL, from the coding sequence ATGGACAACGCCAGTTATCACTCTGTCGTTGTGGATAAGGTGCCGACGACAAGCTCCAAAAAAATTGACATTCTCGGGTGGCTCGAAGCAAGAGGGATACCCCATAATCCCCGCCAAACTCGAGCGGAATTGTTATGCTTGGTGAATGCTATAAAACCGAGGACGAAGACGTTCGAGCTCGACAGCATCGCCCAAGGAAGGGGACATGCGGTAGTGCGTCTCCCCCCATACCACTGCCATTATAACCCCAAGCTGATTTGGTCGCAGGTGAAGGGTGCAGTCGCCAAAAGAAACACCACATTTAAGATGGCGGATATCGAGGTATTGATGAATGAGGAGCTTGACCGTGTGACTGCAATGGAGTGGGAGAAGTGTGTGCAGCACGCGGAAAAAATTCAAGAGGACGACTACCGCAGGGACACTGCCATAGATTCTGTGATGGAAAGTATCGTCATCAACCTCCAGGACGACAGCAGTGACTCATTATCTGATGAGTCGGACGAAGACGATATATTATGA